The Clostridium sporogenes genome contains a region encoding:
- the pdhA gene encoding pyruvate dehydrogenase (acetyl-transferring) E1 component subunit alpha, whose translation MKKLNENSIVEMYKTMLKIRKFEQVAMNTFAEGKIPGFVHLYIGEEAVATGVCANLKDSDYITSTHRGHGHILAKGGDLKFMMAELFGKATGYCKGKGGSMHIADATKGILGANGIVGAGHNIAVGAGLSAQYRETDQVCVCFFGDASTNQGTFHESLNMASVWKLPVVFVCENNLYGISMSQDRHQAIKDVADRGVAYNVPGIVVDGNDVFAVYEAAEEAIKRAREGKGPTLIECKTYRHRGHFEGDPCVYKPTEEQEEWLAKDPIPRFEKYLVENEILTEEKLKEVQSKVESEIDEAVDFANNSPYPELESVLEDVYTDIKEEVR comes from the coding sequence GTGAAAAAATTAAATGAGAATTCTATTGTTGAAATGTATAAAACTATGCTAAAAATAAGAAAATTTGAGCAAGTGGCAATGAATACCTTTGCAGAGGGGAAAATCCCTGGCTTTGTTCATCTTTATATAGGAGAAGAAGCGGTGGCTACAGGAGTGTGTGCCAATCTAAAGGATAGTGATTATATAACAAGTACTCATAGAGGACATGGGCATATACTTGCAAAGGGTGGAGACTTGAAATTTATGATGGCAGAGCTTTTTGGAAAGGCTACAGGATATTGTAAAGGAAAAGGAGGTTCAATGCATATTGCAGATGCAACTAAAGGTATTTTAGGAGCAAATGGTATAGTAGGTGCAGGTCATAATATTGCAGTAGGAGCTGGATTAAGTGCACAATACAGAGAAACTGATCAAGTATGCGTATGCTTCTTTGGAGATGCATCAACTAATCAAGGTACCTTCCATGAATCATTAAATATGGCAAGTGTATGGAAACTACCAGTGGTTTTTGTATGCGAAAATAACCTCTATGGAATATCTATGAGTCAAGATAGACATCAAGCAATAAAGGATGTTGCAGATAGAGGTGTTGCTTATAATGTACCAGGTATTGTGGTAGATGGAAATGATGTGTTTGCTGTGTATGAAGCAGCTGAAGAAGCTATTAAAAGAGCAAGAGAAGGTAAGGGACCAACACTTATAGAATGCAAAACTTATCGTCATAGAGGACATTTTGAAGGAGATCCTTGTGTTTACAAACCAACAGAAGAACAAGAAGAATGGTTAGCCAAAGATCCTATTCCAAGGTTTGAGAAATATTTAGTAGAAAATGAAATTTTGACAGAAGAAAAGCTTAAAGAAGTTCAAAGTAAGGTAGAGAGTGAAATTGATGAAGCAGTAGATTTTGCTAATAATAGTCCATATCCAGAATTAGAGTCAGTATTAGAAGATGTTTATACTGACATTAAAGAGGAGGTTAGATAA
- a CDS encoding alpha-ketoacid dehydrogenase subunit beta, which translates to MKKLTYAEAIREAMRTKMREDDKVLIFGEDVGAFGGCFGVTGDLYAEFGDKRVRDTPISEGAIAGCAVGAAATGLRPIAEIMFGDFLTVSMDMIVNQAAKMRFMFGGKISLPMVVRLPEGAGVQAAAQHSQSLEAWLTHIPGLKVVYPSTPQDAYGLMVAAIEDDNPVMFMEHKFLYGMKGEVSDEIKRIPLGVADIKREGKDVTIIATGKMVHESLKAADALSKEGIEAEVVDPRTLYPLDKETIFNSIKKTNRAVVVTEENKRGAYSGEISSLINEEIFDYLDAPVGRIGALNTPIPFSPTLESYVIPDYKDIVKKVKELF; encoded by the coding sequence ATGAAAAAGTTAACATACGCAGAAGCAATAAGAGAAGCAATGAGAACTAAAATGAGAGAAGATGATAAGGTATTAATTTTTGGAGAAGACGTAGGAGCTTTTGGAGGATGCTTTGGAGTAACAGGAGATTTGTATGCAGAGTTTGGAGATAAAAGAGTAAGAGATACTCCTATATCTGAAGGTGCAATTGCAGGATGCGCTGTTGGGGCAGCAGCTACAGGTTTAAGACCAATTGCAGAAATAATGTTTGGAGACTTTTTAACAGTATCAATGGATATGATCGTAAATCAAGCTGCAAAAATGAGATTTATGTTTGGAGGAAAGATAAGTTTACCTATGGTGGTTAGATTACCAGAGGGAGCAGGTGTACAAGCAGCTGCACAGCATTCTCAATCCCTTGAAGCTTGGCTTACACATATACCAGGTCTTAAAGTTGTATATCCATCCACACCACAGGATGCATATGGACTTATGGTAGCAGCTATAGAGGATGATAACCCAGTTATGTTTATGGAACACAAATTTTTATATGGCATGAAGGGTGAAGTTTCAGATGAAATAAAAAGGATACCTTTAGGCGTGGCAGATATTAAAAGAGAAGGAAAGGATGTTACTATTATAGCCACAGGTAAAATGGTACATGAATCTTTAAAAGCAGCAGATGCACTTTCAAAGGAAGGAATTGAAGCAGAAGTAGTAGATCCAAGAACTTTATATCCACTAGATAAGGAAACTATATTTAATTCTATAAAGAAAACAAATAGAGCTGTAGTTGTAACAGAGGAAAATAAAAGAGGAGCTTATAGCGGAGAAATATCTTCACTAATAAATGAGGAGATTTTTGATTATTTGGATGCACCTGTAGGAAGAATAGGAGCTCTTAATACCCCTATACCATTTTCACCTACATTAGAAAGTTACGTTATTCCTGATTATAAGGATATAGTTAAAAAAGTAAAAGAGTTATTCTAA
- a CDS encoding ATP-NAD kinase family protein: MNKIGIIANPASGKDIRRLVSHATTIDNNEKVNIVERIVLSAEAFGVKDILIMPDTFQIGYKVLDNLNTLEELSTNLQIMNMKVTGGINDTINAVKLMEEYEVDCLVVLGGDGTSRAVAKSINKTPIISISTGTNNVYPEMLEGTVVGMAAAFVASKKFSLNHIYHRDKRIEIFKDGTLVDIALVDAVISKNLFVGAKAIWDVEDMEKVIVTRAHPGTIGFSSLVGCRKIIEVEDDFGAVIDLTENKYKIIAPIAAGTIEQVHMGDTKIIKLNEEYKFTSKGKGVIALDGEREISFKKGETFIFKITRKGPIRVNIKSALELAQAQGFFNI; the protein is encoded by the coding sequence ATGAATAAAATAGGTATAATTGCAAATCCCGCCTCTGGTAAAGATATAAGACGATTAGTATCCCATGCAACTACTATAGACAACAACGAAAAAGTGAATATAGTAGAGAGAATAGTTTTATCTGCAGAGGCCTTTGGAGTAAAGGATATTTTAATTATGCCAGATACATTCCAAATAGGTTATAAAGTATTGGATAATTTAAATACTTTAGAAGAGCTATCTACAAACCTACAAATAATGAATATGAAAGTTACAGGCGGTATAAATGATACCATAAATGCTGTAAAATTGATGGAAGAATATGAGGTAGACTGCTTAGTAGTATTAGGTGGAGATGGAACAAGCAGAGCGGTAGCAAAGTCCATTAATAAAACACCAATAATTTCAATATCCACAGGAACAAATAATGTATACCCAGAAATGCTGGAGGGTACTGTGGTTGGAATGGCTGCAGCTTTTGTTGCATCTAAAAAATTTAGTCTAAATCATATATATCATAGAGACAAAAGAATAGAAATTTTTAAAGATGGAACTTTAGTGGACATAGCTCTTGTAGATGCAGTTATCTCAAAAAACTTATTTGTAGGAGCAAAAGCAATCTGGGACGTAGAGGATATGGAAAAGGTAATAGTTACAAGGGCTCATCCAGGTACTATAGGCTTTTCTTCCCTTGTGGGATGTAGAAAAATAATAGAAGTAGAAGATGACTTTGGAGCAGTTATTGATTTAACAGAAAATAAATATAAAATAATAGCTCCAATAGCTGCAGGAACTATTGAACAAGTTCATATGGGAGATACAAAAATAATTAAGCTTAATGAGGAATATAAGTTTACATCAAAGGGAAAAGGTGTAATTGCTTTGGACGGAGAAAGAGAAATATCCTTTAAAAAAGGAGAAACTTTTATTTTTAAAATAACAAGAAAAGGACCTATTAGAGTTAATATAAAATCCGCATTAGAATTAGCACAAGCTCAGGGATTTTTTAATATATAA
- a CDS encoding dihydrolipoamide acetyltransferase family protein, producing MGKLEVMPKLGLTMTEGELVKWHKKEGDTIKVGETLFDVTTDKLTNNVEAKADGIVRKILVDEGTVVECLKPVAIIGDKDEDISNLLKESLQDSKKNEVEKEVKESKEEIKDNRKIKKGERIKISPIAKRLAKENDVDIQLLDGTGPEGRIVLKDVKVYIENNKNNIKTSPVAGKMAKDLGVNLEELKKDGRIMKEDILEFSQKSTFAVGEEASERRVKMSTMRKVIASRMSESSKISPTVTYDIEVDMTNLKRLKDQIKNEWKVTYTDLLVKIVSKVLIQYPLVNCSIEGDEMIFRNYVNIGVAVALEEGLVVPVVKYANQKGLKDISIEVKELAQKAKNNGLTEENSTGGTFTITNLGMFGIKSFSPIINQPEVAILGVNMITNTPVVENGEIVIKPLMNLSLTADHRAVDGAVAAQFLKEVKKYMEKPELLIL from the coding sequence ATGGGTAAGTTAGAAGTTATGCCGAAGCTTGGATTAACTATGACAGAGGGTGAATTAGTTAAATGGCATAAAAAAGAAGGAGATACTATAAAGGTAGGAGAGACCTTATTTGATGTAACAACGGATAAATTGACTAATAATGTGGAAGCAAAGGCTGATGGAATTGTAAGAAAGATTTTAGTAGATGAAGGTACAGTAGTTGAATGCTTAAAACCAGTAGCCATAATTGGAGATAAAGATGAAGATATATCAAATCTATTAAAGGAATCTTTACAAGATAGTAAGAAAAATGAAGTAGAAAAAGAAGTTAAAGAATCTAAGGAAGAGATAAAAGATAATAGGAAAATTAAAAAGGGAGAAAGAATAAAGATATCTCCAATAGCAAAAAGACTTGCAAAGGAAAATGATGTAGACATTCAGCTATTAGATGGAACAGGTCCTGAAGGAAGAATAGTTCTAAAAGATGTAAAAGTATATATAGAAAATAATAAGAATAATATTAAAACTTCTCCAGTAGCAGGGAAGATGGCTAAAGACTTAGGTGTTAATTTAGAAGAGCTAAAGAAAGACGGAAGAATAATGAAAGAGGATATATTAGAATTTAGCCAAAAATCTACTTTTGCTGTAGGAGAAGAGGCCAGTGAAAGAAGAGTAAAAATGAGTACTATGAGGAAAGTAATTGCCTCAAGGATGAGTGAAAGTTCAAAGATTTCTCCTACTGTGACCTATGATATTGAAGTGGATATGACAAACTTAAAAAGGTTAAAAGATCAAATTAAGAATGAATGGAAAGTTACTTATACAGATTTATTAGTAAAAATAGTTTCTAAAGTACTCATTCAATATCCTTTAGTTAATTGCTCTATAGAAGGAGATGAAATGATTTTTAGAAATTATGTAAATATTGGAGTAGCAGTGGCTTTAGAGGAAGGCCTTGTAGTGCCAGTGGTTAAGTATGCTAACCAAAAGGGCTTAAAGGATATTTCTATAGAAGTGAAAGAATTAGCCCAAAAAGCAAAAAATAATGGGCTTACTGAGGAAAATAGTACGGGAGGAACCTTTACTATAACTAACCTTGGAATGTTTGGTATAAAGTCCTTTTCTCCAATTATAAATCAGCCTGAAGTAGCTATATTGGGTGTAAATATGATAACTAATACTCCAGTGGTAGAGAATGGAGAAATAGTGATAAAACCTCTTATGAATTTATCTCTAACTGCAGACCATAGGGCGGTAGATGGTGCTGTAGCGGCTCAATTCTTAAAAGAAGTTAAAAAATATATGGAAAAGCCAGAATTGCTTATATTGTAG
- the lpdA gene encoding dihydrolipoyl dehydrogenase, with protein sequence MKLVVIGGGPGGYVAAIRGAQLGAEVTLIEKENLGGTCLNVGCIPTKVLLHSSELLNEIKEAKTLGIEVNEEVKVNWTQLQNRKTIVVNTLVSGVSSLLEHNKVKVINGTATFEGKNSIKVTKDQGESENIQFDNVIISSGSIPFIPPIEGRELEGVIDSTGALSLDSIPKSMVIIGGGVIGIEFANIFNSLGCKVTVIEMLPFILPPVDREISEILKGKLKGDGIDIYNNCKVTKVEKSNENLNVSFEENNSKLNINTEKVLIAVGRRANISNLNLESIGVSTEKGCILVNDSMETNIKGIYAIGDCTGKNMLAHVASDQGIIAVENIMGKHKKMDYKTVPACVYTKPELASVGLTEEQAKQKGIDYKVGKFPLIYNGKSLIMNDTEGLIKIIADKKYEEVLGVHILGPRATDLITEAALALRLEATLEEIITTVHAHPTIGEAMKEAALAVNKEAIHMVNK encoded by the coding sequence ATGAAGCTAGTAGTTATTGGAGGAGGACCAGGGGGATATGTGGCAGCTATTCGTGGAGCCCAATTAGGAGCAGAGGTTACTCTTATTGAAAAGGAAAATTTAGGTGGAACTTGTTTAAATGTTGGTTGTATACCTACTAAGGTTTTATTACATTCTTCAGAATTATTAAATGAAATAAAAGAAGCTAAAACTTTAGGAATTGAGGTTAATGAAGAAGTAAAAGTTAATTGGACTCAGCTTCAAAACAGAAAGACTATTGTAGTAAATACCTTAGTTTCAGGAGTTTCATCATTACTTGAACATAATAAAGTTAAAGTAATTAATGGAACTGCAACCTTTGAAGGAAAGAATAGTATAAAAGTAACAAAGGATCAGGGAGAAAGTGAAAATATCCAATTTGATAATGTGATAATTTCATCTGGTTCCATTCCCTTTATACCTCCTATAGAAGGAAGAGAATTAGAGGGAGTAATTGATAGTACGGGAGCTTTAAGCTTAGATTCTATTCCTAAAAGTATGGTGATAATTGGTGGAGGCGTTATAGGCATAGAATTTGCAAATATTTTTAATTCCCTTGGATGCAAGGTAACTGTTATTGAAATGCTACCATTTATATTGCCTCCGGTGGATAGAGAGATTTCTGAGATTCTTAAGGGAAAACTCAAAGGGGACGGAATTGATATATATAATAATTGTAAGGTAACTAAAGTTGAAAAGAGCAATGAAAATTTAAATGTAAGTTTTGAAGAAAATAATAGCAAGTTAAATATAAATACGGAAAAAGTTTTAATAGCAGTAGGAAGAAGGGCAAATATAAGTAATTTAAATTTAGAAAGTATCGGGGTATCTACAGAAAAAGGTTGCATTTTGGTAAATGATAGTATGGAAACAAATATAAAAGGAATTTATGCTATAGGTGACTGTACAGGAAAAAATATGCTTGCCCATGTAGCTTCAGATCAAGGAATAATAGCTGTAGAAAATATTATGGGTAAACATAAAAAAATGGATTATAAAACTGTACCAGCTTGTGTATATACTAAACCAGAGTTAGCCTCTGTAGGATTAACGGAAGAACAAGCAAAACAAAAAGGTATTGATTACAAAGTAGGAAAGTTCCCTCTAATTTATAATGGCAAATCCCTTATAATGAATGATACAGAGGGGCTTATAAAAATAATAGCGGATAAAAAATATGAAGAGGTATTAGGAGTTCATATACTTGGACCTAGGGCAACGGATTTAATAACAGAGGCAGCCTTAGCTTTAAGACTGGAAGCTACCTTAGAGGAAATAATTACAACAGTACATGCTCATCCGACAATAGGGGAAGCGATGAAGGAGGCAGCTCTTGCAGTAAACAAAGAAGCAATTCATATGGTGAATAAATAA
- a CDS encoding lipoate--protein ligase, protein MQFLVNKSTNPFFNLALEEYLLKNVDIKEDYFILWQNEPTIVIGKYQNTLKEINMNFVRDNNINVVRRNSGGGAVYHDLGNINFTFITKYDEKHLLDFKTFTNPVVYSLGKLNVKAQLSGRNDILIDGRKISGNSQHIYKDRFLHHGTLLFNSELENLVKALNVDNDKIISKGIESIKSRVTNIKEHVKEDIFMEKFKKILIENIFIWNKSSLKEYNLTSDQIASIEKLMKEKYMTWQWNYGESPEFNYRNSKRFQGGKLEVLLNIVEGHINECKIYGDFLGVMDVSEIEKKIIGVKYGEEYIEEFLKEIDINKYFGTLSFDEIKSCFVES, encoded by the coding sequence ATGCAGTTTTTAGTAAATAAATCCACAAATCCTTTTTTCAATTTGGCTTTAGAAGAGTATCTTTTAAAAAATGTAGATATTAAGGAAGACTACTTTATTCTCTGGCAAAATGAGCCTACAATTGTAATTGGAAAATATCAAAATACATTAAAGGAAATTAATATGAATTTTGTACGAGATAATAATATAAATGTAGTTAGAAGAAATTCTGGAGGAGGAGCTGTATATCACGATTTAGGTAATATAAATTTTACCTTCATAACTAAATATGATGAAAAACATTTGCTTGATTTTAAAACCTTTACAAATCCTGTGGTTTATTCTTTAGGAAAACTTAATGTAAAAGCCCAGTTATCAGGAAGAAATGATATTTTAATAGATGGGAGAAAAATATCAGGAAATTCCCAACACATATATAAGGATAGATTTCTTCATCATGGGACTTTGCTATTTAATTCTGAGTTAGAAAACCTAGTTAAAGCCTTAAATGTAGACAATGATAAAATAATATCTAAGGGTATTGAATCAATAAAAAGTAGAGTAACAAACATTAAAGAACATGTAAAAGAAGATATTTTTATGGAAAAATTTAAAAAAATCCTTATAGAGAATATCTTTATATGGAATAAAAGTTCCCTTAAAGAGTACAATTTAACCAGTGATCAAATTGCTTCTATAGAAAAGTTAATGAAAGAAAAATATATGACATGGCAGTGGAATTATGGTGAGTCACCAGAATTTAATTACAGAAATTCTAAAAGATTTCAAGGTGGTAAGCTGGAAGTGTTATTGAATATTGTAGAAGGACATATTAATGAGTGTAAAATATATGGTGACTTTTTAGGGGTAATGGATGTATCAGAAATAGAGAAAAAAATTATTGGGGTAAAATATGGAGAAGAATATATAGAAGAATTTTTAAAAGAAATTGATATAAATAAGTATTTTGGTACTCTATCTTTTGATGAAATAAAATCCTGTTTTGTAGAGAGTTAA
- a CDS encoding betaine/proline/choline family ABC transporter ATP-binding protein (Members of the family are the ATP-binding subunit of ABC transporters for substrates such as betaine, L-proline or other amino acids, choline, carnitine, etc. The substrate specificity is best determined from the substrate-binding subunit, rather than this subunit, as it interacts with the permease subunit and not with substrate directly.), producing MENTIIEFKNIKKSYKNTSVIEKFNLKIEKGNLVVLIGSSGSGKTTLLKMINRLIESTAGEILVNGKDIKKVDPIELRRRIGYVIQQTGLFPHLTVKENIEIIPKLMGKSTEEINKKTNELLNMVGLNPQKYMDRYPAELSGGQQQRVGVARAFSADAEIILMDEPFSALDPITRSELQEELFNIQNEYRKTIVFVTHDMDEALNLADKICILKDGKLLQYDTPENILKNPAGEYVEEFVGKNKIWSKPEMIRAEDVMITNPITVTPKRNLLQATEKMRDNKVDSLLVIDKERKLLGYITLEYIRKIKEKNTLVEEVMNKEPKCVLGDTNLPELLDKFNNLKMGYLPVSDSEGKLLGLITRSSLISVLSSQYIDMEGIINE from the coding sequence ATGGAAAATACTATAATTGAATTTAAAAATATTAAAAAAAGTTATAAAAATACTTCTGTTATAGAAAAATTTAATTTGAAGATAGAGAAGGGTAATTTGGTTGTATTAATAGGATCCAGTGGTTCTGGAAAAACTACATTGTTGAAAATGATAAATAGATTAATAGAATCTACAGCGGGAGAAATATTAGTTAATGGAAAAGATATAAAAAAAGTAGATCCAATAGAATTAAGACGAAGAATAGGATATGTAATTCAGCAAACTGGACTTTTTCCACATCTTACAGTTAAAGAAAATATAGAGATAATACCAAAACTTATGGGAAAATCAACGGAAGAAATTAATAAAAAAACAAATGAATTGTTAAATATGGTTGGATTAAATCCACAAAAATACATGGATAGATATCCAGCTGAATTAAGTGGAGGGCAACAACAAAGAGTTGGAGTTGCAAGAGCTTTTTCAGCAGATGCTGAAATAATTTTAATGGACGAGCCTTTTAGTGCTCTAGATCCTATAACAAGATCAGAACTTCAAGAGGAGTTATTTAATATTCAAAATGAATATAGAAAAACTATAGTTTTTGTTACACATGACATGGATGAGGCTTTAAATTTAGCAGATAAAATTTGTATATTAAAGGATGGGAAATTGCTTCAATATGATACACCAGAAAACATATTAAAAAATCCAGCAGGAGAATATGTTGAAGAATTTGTAGGAAAAAATAAGATTTGGAGTAAGCCAGAAATGATAAGAGCAGAGGATGTTATGATAACAAATCCTATAACAGTTACTCCTAAGAGAAATCTTCTTCAAGCAACAGAAAAAATGAGAGATAATAAAGTTGATAGTTTATTAGTAATAGATAAAGAAAGAAAGTTATTAGGGTATATAACTTTAGAATATATTAGAAAAATAAAAGAAAAAAATACATTAGTTGAAGAAGTAATGAATAAAGAACCAAAGTGTGTTCTTGGAGATACTAACTTACCAGAACTTTTAGATAAATTTAATAATTTAAAAATGGGTTATTTACCTGTAAGTGATAGTGAAGGGAAACTTTTAGGATTAATAACAAGAAGTAGTTTAATATCAGTTTTAAGTAGTCAGTATATAGATATGGAGGGGATAATTAATGAATAA
- a CDS encoding glycine betaine ABC transporter substrate-binding protein: MNNFIQQLILKRSQIFSLLIEHIELTLIAVLIAVVIGVPLGILITKNKKLANIVIGFANLTQAIPSLAILGFLIPLIGIGSGPAIAMVVLYSMLPILKNTYTGITNINPDMLEAAKGLGMTNTQTLKIVKIPLAMPIIMAGIRIASVTAVGLMTIAAFVGAGGLGYLVFSGIQTVDNNLILFGAIPAAILALIIDFITGKIEDATMPNGIKKADGTMKVKRESKNKKRNTIIASIVGVCIILVLIVPKIIGAGNKKIVIGSKNFTEQIILGNMLEELISNKTDIDVETKLNLGGTQVSFNALKTGGIDMYVEYTGTAYGNMLNIKKPNRNREEVYNTVKNEFKKRFKIEVLKPLGFNNTYAMATTKDIAEKYNLKKVSDLARVSINMIAGPTIEFANREDGLIGLNKAYNTKFKAVNPVDGGLRYKALVNNETQVIDAFTTDGLIEQFKLVILEDDKVFFPDYYAVPMIKEETLKKFPELKEVLVVLDGKITDEKMRKLNYEVDVNKRDPKEVAKEFLQKEGLID, encoded by the coding sequence ATGAATAATTTTATACAGCAATTAATATTAAAAAGATCGCAAATATTTTCCCTCTTAATAGAACATATAGAACTTACATTGATAGCAGTTTTAATAGCAGTAGTTATTGGAGTACCCCTTGGTATATTAATTACTAAAAATAAAAAATTGGCTAATATAGTAATAGGATTTGCAAACTTAACTCAAGCCATACCAAGTTTGGCTATTTTAGGTTTTTTAATACCTTTAATAGGAATAGGATCGGGACCGGCTATAGCTATGGTTGTTTTATATTCTATGCTACCAATATTGAAAAATACTTATACAGGAATTACTAATATAAACCCAGATATGCTAGAAGCTGCTAAAGGGTTAGGAATGACAAATACACAAACCCTTAAAATTGTAAAAATACCTTTAGCAATGCCAATAATAATGGCAGGTATAAGAATAGCATCAGTAACAGCTGTAGGGCTTATGACTATAGCAGCCTTTGTTGGAGCAGGTGGACTTGGGTACTTAGTATTCTCAGGAATACAAACAGTAGATAATAATCTTATATTATTTGGGGCTATTCCAGCGGCTATATTAGCTTTAATAATAGATTTCATAACAGGGAAAATAGAAGATGCAACTATGCCAAATGGTATAAAAAAAGCTGATGGCACAATGAAAGTAAAAAGAGAATCCAAAAATAAAAAAAGAAATACTATAATAGCTTCTATAGTTGGTGTTTGTATAATATTAGTACTAATAGTTCCCAAAATAATAGGAGCAGGAAATAAAAAAATAGTTATTGGTTCTAAAAATTTTACAGAACAAATTATTTTAGGTAATATGCTAGAAGAATTAATTAGTAACAAAACGGATATAGATGTTGAAACAAAATTAAATTTAGGCGGAACTCAAGTAAGTTTTAATGCACTAAAAACTGGTGGAATAGATATGTATGTTGAGTATACAGGTACTGCTTATGGAAATATGTTAAATATAAAAAAACCTAATAGAAATAGAGAAGAGGTTTATAATACAGTTAAAAATGAGTTTAAAAAGAGATTCAAAATTGAAGTGTTAAAGCCTCTTGGATTTAACAATACTTATGCAATGGCAACTACAAAAGATATTGCTGAAAAATATAATTTAAAAAAAGTATCAGATTTAGCAAGGGTATCAATCAATATGATAGCAGGACCAACTATAGAATTTGCAAACAGAGAAGATGGACTTATAGGTCTTAACAAAGCATACAATACAAAGTTTAAAGCTGTTAATCCAGTGGATGGTGGACTAAGATATAAAGCATTGGTTAATAATGAAACTCAAGTTATAGATGCTTTTACCACAGATGGGTTAATAGAACAGTTTAAGTTAGTTATTTTAGAAGATGACAAAGTTTTTTTTCCAGACTATTATGCAGTTCCAATGATAAAAGAAGAAACACTAAAAAAATTCCCAGAACTTAAAGAAGTTTTAGTAGTATTAGATGGAAAAATAACTGATGAAAAAATGAGAAAATTAAATTATGAAGTAGATGTAAATAAAAGAGACCCTAAAGAAGTAGCAAAAGAATTTTTACAAAAGGAAGGGTTAATAGATTAA
- a CDS encoding TetR/AcrR family transcriptional regulator, giving the protein MKDKTDTKELLLKVAKEEFLYKGFEKASMRNICKKANVTTGAAYFFFKDKNDMFCNLVGNEAKVMLNHIVEIENENKVIRDDKKISLDSAIDTNTLQIKGILKYMYDNFDVFVLLLCKSTGSSMENFYDRMVESFENLNRDYIMNKRDTGEIGVYFDENILHNLVSLQVSAIVEPIRHQLPREEALKQVDAIARFFYGGWNELMRLKKI; this is encoded by the coding sequence ATGAAAGATAAAACTGACACAAAAGAATTGCTACTTAAAGTGGCAAAAGAAGAATTCTTATATAAGGGGTTTGAAAAAGCTTCTATGCGAAATATTTGTAAAAAGGCAAATGTAACTACAGGAGCAGCTTACTTCTTTTTTAAGGATAAGAATGATATGTTTTGTAATCTCGTTGGTAATGAGGCAAAAGTAATGTTAAATCATATAGTAGAAATTGAAAATGAGAATAAGGTAATTCGTGATGATAAAAAAATATCCTTAGATAGTGCTATTGATACTAATACATTACAGATTAAAGGTATTTTAAAATATATGTATGATAATTTTGATGTTTTTGTGCTTTTACTTTGCAAATCAACAGGTTCTTCTATGGAGAATTTTTATGATAGGATGGTAGAATCCTTTGAGAATTTGAATAGAGATTATATAATGAATAAACGTGATACAGGTGAAATAGGTGTATATTTTGATGAAAATATCCTACATAATCTTGTGAGTTTACAGGTTTCAGCCATTGTAGAGCCAATTCGTCATCAGCTTCCTAGGGAAGAAGCATTAAAACAGGTTGATGCTATTGCCAGATTTTTTTATGGTGGATGGAATGAATTAATGAGATTAAAAAAGATATAG